One window of Trifolium pratense cultivar HEN17-A07 linkage group LG5, ARS_RC_1.1, whole genome shotgun sequence genomic DNA carries:
- the LOC123886701 gene encoding uncharacterized protein LOC123886701 yields the protein MVGDLKPFILCIQETKLQNCDDLLCKTLWGSSSLGFSYRPSVGASGGLLTLWDSSEVEVWSTESREHVLWCHGRFSRTGDEFHVANVYAPCDDGAKQVLWDSLSVRLDLLVGKKVCVCGDFNAVKHLDERRSVRNGHRFSDHIPFNRFIEDNSLIDLPLIGRKFTWFKGDGSSMSRLDRFLLSEEWCLTWPNCKQVAKLRGLSDHCPLVLSANEEDWGPRPSRMLKCWKDIPGYNTFVREKWNSFQVDGWGGYVLKEKFKMIKEALREWHTSHAQNLPSRIDTLKVRLSALDEKGEDDELSEAELAELHGVSYDILSLSKLHASISWQQSRSLWLKEGDANSKYFHSVLANRRRRNALSVIQVDGVMLEGVCPIRQAVFTHFESHFKAPFVERPGL from the exons TCTCGGGTTCTCTTATCGTCCATCGGTTGGGGCGTCAGGAGGGCTTTTAACGCTGTGGGATTCTTCTGAGGTGGAGGTTTGGTCGACTGAGAGTCGAGAGCATGTTCTGTGGTGTCACGGTCGGTTTTCTAGGACGGGGGACGAATTTCATGTGGCAAATGTCTACGCGCCTTGTGATGATGGGGCTAAGCAAGTTTTGTGGGATTCTCTCTCGGTGCGTCTCGATTTGCTGGTGGGTAAAAAGGTGTGCGTGTGTGGGGATTTTAATGCTGTCAAACACCTTGATGAAAGAAGGTCGGTTAGGAACGGGCATCGATTTTCGGATCATATCCCGTTTAATCGATTTATTGAAGATAACTCTTTGATAGATCTTCCCTTAATTGGACGTAAGTTTACGTGGTTCAAAGGGGATGGTTCCTCGATGAGCCGTCTTGACAGATTTCTTCTCTCGGAGGAGTGGTGCTTGACGTGGCCTAATTGCAAGCAAGTAGCCAAGCTGAGGGGTTTGTCAGACCATTGCCCTCTGGTCTTGTCTGCAAACGAGGAAGATTGGGGACCTCGTCCTTCGAGGATGCTTAAGTGTTGGAAGGATATTCCCGGTTACAATACGTTTGTTAGAGAAAAGTGGAACTCGTTTCAGGTTGATGGTTGGGGTGGATATGTGCTTAAGGAAAAATTCAAGATGATAAAGGAGGCCCTGAGAGAGTGGCATACGTCTCATGCTCAAAATCTTCCTAGTCGCATTGATACTCTGAAGGTCAGGCTTTCAGCTCTTGATGAGAAGGGGGAGGATGATGAACTTTCTGAGGCGGAATTAGCTGAGCTTCATGGAGTTTCGTATGATATTCTTTCGCTTTCTAAGCTGCATGCCAGCATCAGTTGGCAACAATCTCGGTCGTTGTGGCTCAAGGAAGGGGATGCTAATTCTAAGTACTTTCATTCGGTTTTGGCAAACCGCCGCCGAAGGAATGCTTTGTCCGTTATTCAGGTCGATGGTGTAATGCTAGAAGGCGTGTGTCCGATTAGGCAGGCGGTGTTTACTCATTTTGAGTCTCACTTTAAGGCACCTTTTGTGGAGAGACCTGGG TTATAA